In Alicyclobacillus macrosporangiidus CPP55, a single window of DNA contains:
- the carA gene encoding glutamine-hydrolyzing carbamoyl-phosphate synthase small subunit, whose translation MATVEQRRRARLVLENGVEFTGVGFGAEGESFGEVVFNTGMTGYQEVLTDPSYCGQIVTMTYPLIGNYGVNVDDVESRRPYVHGFVVREFSEIDSHFQSVGTIESYLESHGIIGIAGIDTRRLTKIIRVHGTLRGVLTTEDTPTEALVEQLRAPLPRDQIPRVTTPTVYRCPGEGRRVVAMDFGMKSGVVRSLLARGCDVIVVPAQTPAEEILAWRPHGVMLSNGPGDPEDAPYAIETVRQLLGKVPIFGICLGLQLIALACGARTVKMRFGHRGVNHPVKDLRTGRVAITSQNHGYMVDPASLPGTDLELTHVNQNDGTVEGLIHRRYPAFCVQYHPEARPGPDDSDGLFDEFMQLMDAVQEGRWIPRAEAD comes from the coding sequence TTGGCGACCGTTGAGCAGAGGCGCAGGGCGCGCTTGGTGCTGGAGAATGGAGTGGAGTTCACCGGCGTTGGGTTTGGCGCGGAGGGCGAGTCGTTCGGCGAGGTGGTGTTCAACACCGGCATGACCGGGTACCAGGAAGTGCTGACCGACCCGTCCTACTGCGGGCAGATTGTGACGATGACGTACCCGCTCATCGGCAACTACGGGGTAAACGTGGACGACGTCGAATCGCGCCGCCCCTACGTGCATGGATTTGTGGTGCGGGAGTTCAGCGAGATCGACAGCCACTTCCAGAGCGTGGGGACGATTGAATCGTACCTGGAGAGCCATGGCATCATCGGGATCGCCGGCATCGACACGCGGCGGCTGACGAAGATCATCCGGGTGCACGGCACGCTGCGCGGCGTGCTGACGACGGAAGATACCCCGACAGAGGCGCTGGTGGAGCAGCTGCGAGCGCCCCTTCCCCGGGATCAGATTCCGCGCGTGACGACGCCGACGGTGTATCGCTGCCCGGGCGAGGGCCGGCGGGTGGTGGCGATGGACTTTGGGATGAAATCGGGTGTGGTTCGGTCGTTGCTGGCGCGCGGGTGCGATGTCATCGTGGTGCCGGCGCAGACCCCGGCCGAGGAGATCCTCGCCTGGCGGCCGCACGGGGTGATGCTCTCCAACGGCCCGGGCGATCCCGAGGACGCGCCGTACGCCATTGAGACGGTCCGCCAGCTGCTCGGCAAGGTGCCGATTTTCGGCATCTGCCTCGGGCTGCAATTGATTGCGCTGGCGTGCGGAGCGCGGACGGTGAAGATGCGCTTCGGCCACCGGGGAGTCAACCACCCGGTCAAGGACTTGCGCACCGGCCGCGTCGCCATCACCTCCCAGAACCACGGCTATATGGTGGATCCGGCGTCCCTGCCTGGCACGGACCTGGAGCTGACGCACGTCAACCAGAACGACGGCACGGTGGAAGGGCTCATTCACCGCCGGTATCCAGCCTTTTGCGTGCAGTACCACCCCGAGGCCCGGCCCGGCCCGGACGATTCGGACGGGTTGTTCGACGAGTTCATGCAGCTGATGGACGCCGTCCAGGAAGGAAGGTGGATCCCTCGTGCCGAAGCGGACTGA
- a CDS encoding dihydroorotase, producing MKRRIDGGRLLDLTDGSLTEVSVLVDDASGRVLAIGTDLPEVDARIRLDGEVLLPGLIDVHVHLREPGFEDKETIATGTRAAAAGGFTQIACMPNTKPPIDTPEGVAYVRVRADEAGHCRVWPIACITEGQRGERLTDFAALKAAGAIALSDDGRGVQHGGLMLQALAEAAKAGLPLAIHAEDETLSGRGVFDRGAAERLGVPESPAEAESVMIARDLLLAERTGAHLHICHVSTESAVSLVRWAKARGVKVTAEVTPHHLLLSDDVIEEADPVYKVNPPLRSERDRLACLEGFLDGTLDMVATDHAPHTQDEKRRPLLDAPFGLVGIETVFPLLYTYLVGTGRMSLAELVKRMSTRPAQAFGLAGGVLRPGGPADLVAVDLEGERVIDPEQFYSKGRNTPFRGWRAAGFPTLTMYGGRVVHRIERGVPVGDR from the coding sequence TTGAAACGGCGGATCGACGGGGGGCGGCTGCTGGACCTGACCGACGGAAGCCTGACCGAGGTCTCCGTATTGGTGGACGACGCCAGCGGGCGGGTTCTCGCTATCGGGACGGACCTGCCGGAGGTCGATGCGCGGATCCGCCTGGACGGAGAGGTCCTGTTGCCCGGCTTGATCGACGTCCATGTGCATCTGCGGGAGCCGGGGTTCGAGGACAAGGAGACCATCGCCACTGGCACTCGCGCGGCGGCAGCGGGCGGCTTCACACAGATCGCCTGCATGCCGAACACCAAGCCGCCCATCGACACCCCCGAGGGCGTGGCGTATGTACGGGTGCGGGCCGACGAGGCCGGTCACTGCCGGGTGTGGCCCATTGCCTGCATCACGGAAGGGCAGCGCGGGGAGCGGCTGACTGACTTCGCGGCGCTGAAGGCGGCCGGCGCCATCGCCCTGTCGGACGACGGCCGCGGCGTACAGCACGGGGGTTTGATGCTCCAGGCGCTGGCCGAGGCCGCGAAGGCCGGGCTGCCGCTGGCCATCCACGCCGAGGACGAGACGCTCTCCGGACGGGGGGTGTTCGACCGGGGTGCGGCCGAACGGCTGGGCGTACCCGAATCCCCGGCCGAGGCGGAGTCGGTCATGATCGCACGCGACCTGTTGTTGGCGGAGCGGACCGGGGCGCACCTGCACATCTGCCACGTCAGCACCGAATCGGCCGTGTCGCTGGTGCGCTGGGCAAAGGCGCGCGGCGTGAAGGTCACGGCCGAGGTCACGCCCCACCACCTGCTGTTGTCGGACGACGTCATCGAGGAGGCGGACCCGGTCTACAAGGTCAACCCACCTCTGCGCAGCGAGCGGGACCGCCTCGCGTGCCTGGAGGGGTTCCTCGACGGCACACTCGATATGGTGGCGACCGATCACGCGCCGCACACGCAGGACGAAAAGCGCCGGCCGCTGCTCGACGCGCCCTTTGGGCTCGTCGGCATCGAGACGGTGTTCCCGCTCCTGTACACCTATCTGGTGGGCACCGGAAGGATGTCTCTGGCCGAGCTGGTGAAACGGATGTCGACGCGGCCCGCGCAGGCCTTCGGCCTTGCGGGTGGCGTCCTCCGGCCTGGCGGCCCGGCCGACCTGGTGGCGGTCGATCTCGAAGGCGAACGCGTCATCGACCCGGAGCAGTTTTACTCCAAAGGCCGCAACACCCCGTTTCGCGGGTGGCGCGCGGCCGGTTTCCCGACCCTGACGATGTACGGGGGCCGTGTGGTGCATCGAATCGAAAGGGGGGTCCCCGTTGGCGACCGTTGA
- the pyrB gene encoding aspartate carbamoyltransferase: MLTRVNEHPRQAAVRHLVTTDGMTRADVLRFIHLAEYLRGLPRERLRQRLPGRVIATLFYEPSTRTRLSFESAALKLGANVVGAENAIENSSAKKGETLADVFRIVGAYADAIVVRHHEPYTMAEAARLSPVPIINAGAGWGEHPTQALLDVYTISRELGRVEGLHVAVMGDLKYGRTVHSLLNLLRLFPGVRVTLLHPASLGLPEPLAHRLRSEGLEMAEATDVAAVLPKVDVVYQTRVQRERLERPEELEGAGQFRIGPRELGLLPEHARILHPLPRVDELDAAVDEDPRAAYFRQAENGLYMRMAILDDLLGGNAV; encoded by the coding sequence TTGTTGACCAGAGTGAATGAACACCCCCGGCAGGCGGCGGTGCGCCACCTGGTGACGACGGACGGCATGACGCGGGCGGATGTCCTGCGCTTCATCCATCTGGCCGAATACCTGCGCGGGCTGCCGCGGGAGCGGCTGCGCCAGCGGTTGCCGGGCCGGGTGATCGCCACGCTGTTTTACGAACCCAGTACGCGCACCCGGCTCTCCTTCGAGTCGGCCGCGTTGAAACTGGGCGCGAACGTGGTGGGCGCGGAGAACGCCATTGAGAACTCGTCGGCCAAAAAGGGCGAGACGCTGGCCGACGTATTCCGCATCGTGGGGGCATACGCGGATGCTATCGTGGTCCGGCACCACGAACCGTACACGATGGCTGAGGCGGCCCGCCTGTCCCCCGTCCCGATCATCAACGCGGGGGCGGGTTGGGGCGAGCACCCGACGCAGGCCCTGCTGGATGTGTACACCATCTCCCGCGAACTCGGCAGAGTCGAGGGACTGCACGTCGCGGTGATGGGCGACCTCAAGTACGGCCGGACGGTGCACTCACTCCTGAACCTGCTGCGCCTCTTCCCCGGCGTGCGTGTGACGCTCCTGCACCCGGCCAGCCTCGGCTTGCCGGAACCGCTCGCGCACCGGCTGCGGTCGGAAGGCCTGGAGATGGCGGAAGCCACCGACGTGGCGGCGGTGCTCCCGAAGGTGGACGTGGTGTACCAGACCCGGGTGCAGCGGGAGCGGCTGGAGCGGCCGGAGGAACTGGAGGGGGCCGGACAGTTTCGCATCGGGCCCAGGGAACTCGGCCTGCTGCCGGAGCACGCGCGCATCCTGCACCCGTTGCCGCGGGTGGACGAGCTGGACGCGGCGGTCGACGAGGACCCGAGGGCGGCCTACTTCCGTCAGGCGGAGAACGGATTGTACATGCGGATGGCGATTCTCGACGACCTGTTGGGAGGGAATGCGGTTTGA
- the pyrR gene encoding bifunctional pyr operon transcriptional regulator/uracil phosphoribosyltransferase PyrR — MHTRAQVKAQIMDANAMRRSITRMAHEVLERNRGLDGVVLVGIRTRGAVLAERMADKMREIEGIRPPVFALDPRPYRDDLGVGQGARVPVPGLDIHDKIVVLVDDVLYTGRTVRAALDALMCTGRARLVQLAALIDRGHRELPIRADFVGKNVPTSREESIQVHLDEVDREDGVWIVDQSE; from the coding sequence ATGCACACCCGCGCACAGGTCAAGGCGCAGATCATGGACGCGAACGCCATGCGCCGCTCCATCACGCGCATGGCGCATGAAGTGCTGGAGCGAAACCGAGGATTGGACGGGGTCGTGCTCGTCGGCATCCGTACCCGCGGCGCCGTCTTGGCAGAGCGGATGGCCGACAAGATGCGGGAAATTGAGGGGATCCGGCCGCCCGTATTCGCACTGGACCCGCGTCCGTACCGGGACGATCTCGGTGTCGGCCAGGGGGCCCGCGTTCCCGTACCTGGGCTCGACATCCACGACAAAATCGTCGTCCTCGTGGACGACGTCTTGTACACCGGCCGCACCGTACGGGCGGCGCTGGATGCGCTGATGTGCACAGGGCGGGCACGGTTGGTCCAACTGGCAGCCCTGATTGACCGGGGACACCGGGAGCTGCCCATCCGCGCGGATTTCGTCGGCAAAAATGTACCGACCTCGCGCGAGGAGTCGATTCAGGTGCACCTCGACGAAGTCGACCGGGAGGACGGTGTTTGGATTGTTGACCAGAGTGAATGA
- a CDS encoding RluA family pseudouridine synthase, which translates to MTIRERLWVEADDDGARLDRWLTESLQDLGYDVSRSQVQAWLTEGRVRAERARVKASDRVQQGEGYEVDIPDSEPIVLTGEDIPLNVVHEDDDVVVIDKPRGLVVHPAAGHWHGTLVNALIGRGTRLSSLGGDFRPGVVHRIDKDTSGLLVLAKSDRAYHGLAAQLRAHSMQREYLAIAHGRLTHDRGMIDAPIGRDPKNRQRMAVTEGGKPAITHFEVIERFERYTYLRLRLETGRTHQIRVHLAYIGHPLAGDPVYGPRHTLSIDGQALHAHTLGFIHPATQDWLSFTSPLPEDMAGLLSGLRGGVL; encoded by the coding sequence ATGACCATCCGGGAGCGCCTGTGGGTGGAAGCCGACGACGACGGCGCGCGACTGGACCGTTGGCTGACCGAATCGCTGCAGGATCTCGGCTACGATGTCTCGCGCAGCCAGGTGCAGGCTTGGCTGACGGAAGGGCGCGTTCGGGCCGAGCGTGCGCGCGTCAAGGCGAGCGATCGGGTGCAGCAGGGCGAAGGATACGAGGTGGACATCCCCGATTCGGAGCCGATCGTCCTCACCGGCGAGGATATCCCTTTGAACGTGGTCCACGAGGATGACGACGTCGTGGTGATCGACAAGCCCCGGGGGCTGGTTGTGCATCCGGCGGCAGGGCATTGGCACGGGACCCTGGTCAATGCCCTGATCGGGCGCGGGACGCGGTTGTCCTCCCTCGGAGGGGATTTCCGGCCTGGGGTGGTCCACCGGATCGACAAGGACACCTCCGGGCTTCTGGTATTGGCCAAGAGCGACCGGGCGTACCACGGCCTGGCCGCCCAACTGCGTGCGCATTCCATGCAGCGGGAGTATCTGGCGATCGCACACGGGCGATTGACCCACGACCGCGGCATGATAGACGCGCCCATCGGAAGGGACCCGAAGAACCGGCAACGGATGGCCGTCACGGAAGGCGGGAAACCGGCCATTACCCACTTTGAGGTCATCGAGCGTTTCGAACGGTACACGTATCTGCGCCTGCGCCTGGAGACCGGCCGCACCCACCAGATCCGCGTGCACCTGGCGTACATCGGCCATCCTCTCGCGGGCGATCCGGTGTACGGCCCGCGGCACACGCTGTCCATCGACGGCCAGGCCCTGCATGCGCATACGCTGGGGTTCATCCACCCGGCGACGCAGGACTGGCTCTCGTTCACCTCTCCGTTGCCCGAGGATATGGCGGGGCTGTTGTCCGGGCTGCGCGGTGGGGTGTTGTGA
- the lspA gene encoding signal peptidase II, with product MVALLVFVLDQGIKAWIQTHMALGQTIPVIPGVFDIHFIRNPGAAWGILDHARWLLVTVAVAVSAAVVAIAQRYRLTMWNRVGLALVLGGALGNLWDRVTAGTVVDYLYLEAIHFPVFNLADSAVCVGVAMLLLGSFRKEGEPAAGTGDGRSTGEDPGR from the coding sequence GTGGTGGCGTTGCTGGTATTCGTCCTCGATCAAGGCATCAAGGCCTGGATCCAAACTCACATGGCGTTGGGGCAGACCATTCCGGTCATCCCGGGCGTGTTTGACATTCACTTTATTCGCAACCCTGGTGCTGCTTGGGGCATCCTTGACCATGCCCGGTGGCTCTTGGTGACCGTCGCGGTGGCCGTGAGCGCCGCGGTGGTGGCCATCGCGCAGCGGTACCGCCTGACGATGTGGAACCGCGTCGGATTGGCGCTGGTGTTAGGCGGAGCCCTGGGCAACCTGTGGGACCGCGTGACGGCGGGCACGGTGGTGGACTACCTGTACCTCGAAGCCATCCACTTTCCGGTGTTCAACCTGGCAGACAGTGCGGTCTGCGTGGGTGTGGCGATGCTGCTGCTGGGTTCGTTCCGCAAGGAAGGGGAACCGGCAGCGGGAACGGGTGACGGCAGGTCCACCGGGGAGGACCCGGGGCGATGA
- a CDS encoding TraR/DksA C4-type zinc finger protein, whose translation MKRWESQRQWLTKEREQVLDRLQHSGEYGLDDPMNDELGELSGYDNHPADIGSELFERGKDLALRDLDHIRLQQIDQALQAIDEGRYGVCNRCGSPIPEERLEANPLAALCLACKQEDERLHPMRERPLEEAFLHPGFGRTATDDTSNVAFDGEDAWEAVARFNQRPSYARDYEGYGNVSLDDNEGVVEQTDRISNEEYESQLP comes from the coding sequence ATGAAGCGCTGGGAATCACAACGCCAGTGGCTGACGAAGGAGCGGGAACAGGTGCTGGATCGTCTCCAGCACAGCGGCGAATACGGATTGGACGACCCGATGAACGACGAACTCGGCGAACTGTCCGGTTACGACAATCACCCGGCGGACATCGGCAGCGAACTGTTCGAACGCGGCAAGGACCTGGCCTTGCGGGACCTGGATCACATCCGTCTCCAGCAGATCGATCAGGCCCTTCAGGCGATCGACGAAGGGCGATACGGGGTGTGCAATCGATGCGGAAGTCCCATCCCCGAGGAGCGGCTGGAGGCGAACCCGCTCGCCGCCCTCTGCCTCGCCTGCAAGCAAGAAGACGAACGGCTGCACCCGATGCGGGAGCGGCCGCTGGAGGAGGCGTTCCTGCACCCGGGGTTCGGCCGCACTGCGACGGACGACACGAGCAACGTCGCCTTCGACGGGGAGGATGCTTGGGAAGCCGTGGCCCGCTTCAACCAGCGGCCCAGCTATGCGCGGGACTACGAAGGATACGGAAATGTATCCCTGGACGACAACGAGGGCGTCGTCGAGCAGACGGACCGCATCTCCAACGAGGAGTACGAATCCCAGCTTCCCTGA
- a CDS encoding DUF5665 domain-containing protein, with protein MADARSSDRSGIAEDVERLADHLERVNFGAYADLLQRPWRLAWLNWVGGVFRGLGIGIGFTIVAGVVLMILDALTMLNLPIVGKYIAELVRIVQAELHQPTY; from the coding sequence ATGGCGGACGCCCGATCCTCTGATCGCAGCGGGATCGCCGAGGACGTCGAACGCTTGGCGGACCACCTGGAGCGCGTCAATTTTGGAGCGTACGCCGATCTGCTGCAGCGTCCGTGGCGCTTGGCTTGGCTCAACTGGGTCGGAGGGGTGTTTCGGGGATTGGGCATCGGTATCGGATTCACCATCGTCGCGGGCGTCGTGTTGATGATCCTCGACGCGTTGACCATGCTCAATCTTCCCATCGTCGGGAAATACATCGCGGAGTTGGTTCGCATCGTGCAAGCGGAATTGCACCAGCCGACGTATTGA
- a CDS encoding DivIVA domain-containing protein, with protein sequence MPLSPLDIHNKEFSRAFRGYDEDEVDDFLERIIQDYEALIRQNKELEDRIAQLEEKLRHFTNIEDSLSKSIIVAQETAEEVKANARKEAQLILKEAEKNADRIVSEALNKSRKIAQEVEEIQRHAAVFRARFRSLIQAQLEMLDSGDWDRFEQEAGRDIVIPDVVRAEG encoded by the coding sequence ATGCCACTGTCCCCGTTGGACATTCACAACAAAGAGTTCAGCCGTGCATTCCGCGGTTATGACGAAGACGAGGTTGACGACTTCCTGGAGCGAATCATCCAGGACTACGAGGCGCTCATCCGCCAAAACAAGGAACTCGAAGACCGCATCGCGCAGCTGGAGGAGAAGTTGCGTCACTTTACCAACATCGAGGATAGCCTGAGCAAGTCCATCATCGTCGCTCAGGAGACGGCGGAGGAAGTGAAAGCCAACGCCCGTAAGGAGGCGCAGCTGATCCTCAAGGAGGCGGAGAAGAACGCTGACCGCATCGTCAGTGAAGCGCTCAATAAATCGCGTAAAATCGCTCAAGAGGTCGAGGAGATTCAGCGCCACGCCGCGGTCTTCCGCGCCCGCTTCCGCTCCTTGATCCAGGCGCAGTTGGAGATGCTCGATTCCGGGGACTGGGATCGGTTTGAGCAAGAGGCGGGCCGGGACATCGTCATCCCCGATGTGGTGCGCGCCGAAGGTTGA
- a CDS encoding RNA-binding protein, with amino-acid sequence MEERPFIRRIEDWLGQVVARQSWKRTDFLTPREQYLLESLVRRDGLAVAFWGGGDAERRRALVMPDEWYPQPEDFEVVLLRVSTDDPAGLTHGSLLGSLLGTGIERRKVGDIAVDGRQAVVAVCADVEDFLLGAWRQAGRSGLTVERWTGEGRLAPPRYIQEVVHVASLRADAVIAQACHWPRQRAQEAVHGGRVQLNFTPLSDPAATLDTGDMLSVRGFGRIRVGNVEGETKKGRVRLEVGVLKADT; translated from the coding sequence GTGGAGGAGCGTCCGTTCATCCGCCGGATCGAAGATTGGCTGGGGCAGGTCGTCGCCCGCCAGTCCTGGAAGCGGACAGATTTTCTGACGCCGCGAGAACAATACCTGCTCGAGTCCTTGGTGCGCCGCGATGGTTTGGCGGTCGCCTTTTGGGGCGGCGGCGATGCAGAGCGGCGCCGGGCCTTGGTGATGCCGGATGAATGGTATCCGCAGCCGGAGGATTTCGAGGTCGTATTGCTCCGGGTATCCACCGATGACCCCGCCGGACTGACGCACGGCAGCCTGCTGGGCTCCTTGTTGGGGACCGGGATCGAACGCAGAAAAGTGGGTGACATCGCGGTAGACGGCCGGCAGGCGGTGGTGGCGGTGTGCGCAGACGTGGAGGACTTTTTGCTCGGCGCCTGGCGTCAGGCGGGCCGATCGGGTCTGACGGTGGAACGGTGGACGGGCGAAGGCCGACTGGCTCCTCCCCGCTACATTCAGGAGGTGGTGCACGTCGCTTCTCTGCGCGCCGATGCCGTCATTGCACAGGCTTGCCACTGGCCGCGGCAACGCGCACAGGAGGCTGTCCACGGCGGGCGGGTGCAGTTGAATTTCACGCCGCTGTCAGACCCCGCCGCAACGCTGGATACAGGAGACATGTTGTCCGTGCGTGGATTTGGCCGCATCCGTGTCGGCAACGTCGAGGGGGAGACGAAGAAGGGACGCGTGAGGTTGGAAGTGGGCGTACTCAAGGCGGACACTTGA
- a CDS encoding YggT family protein, whose amino-acid sequence MELYTALLNLIQAVLSLYGYVLIATAVISWIPDLAETQLGQILSRLTEPYLRPFRRYIPPLQFGGVAFDLSFLVAVVVYFFLEQGVMYVLVSVVRTL is encoded by the coding sequence ATGGAGTTGTACACCGCATTGTTGAATCTCATTCAAGCCGTCCTGTCTTTGTATGGGTATGTCTTGATTGCCACCGCGGTGATCTCATGGATCCCGGACCTGGCGGAGACACAACTTGGCCAGATCCTCTCACGTCTGACGGAACCCTACCTGCGCCCGTTTCGCCGGTACATCCCGCCGTTGCAATTCGGCGGCGTGGCCTTTGACCTGTCCTTTCTGGTGGCGGTCGTCGTGTACTTTTTTTTGGAACAAGGAGTGATGTACGTGCTCGTATCGGTGGTGCGTACACTGTGA
- a CDS encoding YggS family pyridoxal phosphate-dependent enzyme, translated as METVRAFQERLDRVRRMVAEACARSGRSPEAVRLVGVTKTVGPSAVPALLEAGVREFGENRWQHARELLEAPRAREAVWHFIGHLQSNKAKYVVRHFDWIHSVDSLALAQEISRQAIRYGRTVQVLIQVNVSGEETKSGIPPEEAIPLLRETGDLPGLALRGLMTMAPKTDDPERVRPVFARLRELLAEARQQLGDPGLTELSMGMSDDFPIAVEEGATLIRVGRLLMGT; from the coding sequence CTGGAAACGGTACGCGCATTTCAGGAACGCCTGGATCGGGTCCGCAGGATGGTCGCCGAGGCGTGCGCGCGCAGCGGACGTTCCCCGGAAGCGGTGCGGCTGGTGGGCGTGACAAAGACCGTCGGGCCGTCGGCCGTCCCCGCCTTGCTGGAAGCCGGTGTGCGCGAGTTCGGCGAGAATCGTTGGCAACACGCCCGCGAGCTGCTGGAGGCGCCGCGTGCCCGTGAGGCGGTCTGGCATTTCATCGGCCACCTGCAGTCCAACAAGGCGAAGTATGTGGTGCGTCACTTTGACTGGATTCATTCTGTGGACTCCCTTGCACTGGCGCAGGAGATCAGCCGGCAAGCCATCCGGTACGGACGCACGGTTCAAGTGCTCATCCAGGTGAACGTCTCGGGAGAGGAGACCAAGTCGGGCATTCCACCGGAAGAGGCCATCCCGCTGTTGCGGGAGACCGGCGACCTGCCTGGATTGGCGTTGCGGGGACTGATGACGATGGCGCCTAAGACTGATGATCCCGAAAGGGTCCGCCCGGTGTTCGCTCGCCTGCGGGAACTCCTGGCGGAAGCGCGCCAACAGCTGGGCGATCCGGGATTGACGGAACTGTCGATGGGCATGTCGGATGATTTTCCAATCGCCGTGGAGGAGGGCGCCACCCTGATCCGCGTCGGGCGCCTTCTCATGGGGACGTAA
- the pgeF gene encoding peptidoglycan editing factor PgeF has product MYTCWTGSAADPVFVHPEWPADQAQGLFSFRVGGVSEPPFHSLNVGMRVSDRPEAVIRNRQLCAERLGGGVDDLVIGQQVHGAQVAVVGPESRGRGARDADTAIPGVDALVTDCPGLILAVMAADCVPVLFFDPVRRAVGAAHSGWKGTVNHVARRVVETMQEVYGTNPEDLDVWIGPSIRRCCYEVDEPVIQAVNRAFARPPVLRRFGRPGKYWLSLQDCIRMDLMRAGVRTDRIHDTGICTHCHPRMLFSHRADRGKTGRQMGAVRLQQDFSRAGGRSR; this is encoded by the coding sequence ATGTACACATGCTGGACAGGTTCCGCCGCCGATCCGGTGTTCGTGCATCCGGAGTGGCCGGCGGACCAGGCCCAGGGGCTGTTTTCATTTCGTGTGGGCGGCGTCAGCGAGCCGCCCTTTCACTCGTTGAACGTCGGCATGCGCGTGAGCGACCGCCCCGAGGCCGTCATCCGCAACCGCCAACTCTGTGCCGAGCGTTTGGGCGGAGGTGTGGATGATCTGGTGATCGGCCAGCAGGTCCACGGCGCCCAAGTTGCGGTCGTCGGTCCGGAGTCGCGAGGCCGCGGCGCACGCGATGCGGACACCGCGATCCCCGGCGTCGACGCGCTCGTCACGGACTGTCCAGGGTTGATTCTGGCGGTGATGGCCGCCGACTGCGTCCCGGTTCTCTTTTTCGATCCGGTTCGGCGCGCCGTGGGGGCGGCCCATTCCGGGTGGAAAGGCACGGTGAACCATGTCGCGCGCCGCGTGGTCGAGACCATGCAGGAGGTGTACGGGACGAATCCGGAGGACCTCGATGTGTGGATCGGGCCATCGATCCGGCGGTGCTGTTACGAGGTGGATGAACCGGTGATCCAGGCCGTGAACAGGGCTTTTGCCCGGCCACCTGTGCTGCGTCGCTTCGGGCGCCCGGGAAAGTATTGGCTGAGCCTGCAGGACTGTATCCGCATGGATCTGATGCGTGCTGGCGTGCGGACGGATCGTATCCACGACACGGGCATTTGCACCCATTGCCACCCGCGTATGCTGTTTTCCCATCGGGCGGACCGCGGGAAGACTGGCCGCCAGATGGGTGCCGTTCGGCTTCAGCAGGATTTTTCCCGCGCGGGTGGAAGATCAAGATAA
- a CDS encoding YlmC/YmxH family sporulation protein: MQPKGGVHVRISDLQAKDVVNVGDGKRLGTIGDLEVDPDSGLIHAIIIPGQARFFGMVGGGPDYVVPWNQIVKIGSDVILVDLRPARDAGYYLPPQSGKQGTGGY, translated from the coding sequence ATGCAGCCGAAAGGCGGGGTGCACGTGCGAATCTCGGACCTGCAGGCGAAAGACGTGGTGAACGTCGGGGACGGCAAGCGCTTGGGCACCATCGGCGATCTGGAGGTCGACCCGGACAGCGGTCTCATCCACGCCATCATCATCCCCGGACAGGCCAGGTTTTTCGGCATGGTTGGGGGCGGGCCGGATTATGTCGTGCCCTGGAACCAGATTGTGAAGATCGGATCGGATGTCATCCTCGTGGATCTGCGCCCTGCCCGGGATGCCGGTTACTATCTTCCCCCTCAATCCGGAAAGCAGGGAACCGGCGGCTATTGA